CGACCTTCTTGCTCACCCTACTTAAGCAGTTACTTTCTAACCTGTGCCATTAAGTTAAGACGGGGgacatgcaggagaaatgattttgaggagatatggaaggcgtttgtagaatttgtactgttaaaacggaaaggggtcaaaccatcgcaagaggttttgggaggttggatagttacaatggaatggtctcggtggtggggtgtacaattttattcttatttatttatcattattacttcgtaaaagtaaaaaataaaaaagcagctcCTTTCCCCTCAGAATCCGCTCCGCTGAACTGCGAAGCTAAGAGTCCCTCCTGAGCAGCGCCTCACGCGGGAGTAGCGGCCTCGCCTCGCCCGCTCAGCCGACAGCGGCCCCCACGGAGGGAAAGCGAAACCCTATGAAGGGCCATGAAAAGCCCGGCCTACCCCAGTACCTGCCCGGCCCCGCGTCTGAACAGCACCGCCTCGCCGTCGCCGCAAGAAGCCATGAGGGCTCCGGGATGAAGGCGCTCTTCCACAGGGCCTCTTGCCTCTACGTCATCAGTCGGCGACCGGGGGTGCGGAGCTCCACCGACAAAGGCCTCTTGCGAGCGCCGCCACCTCCTCGGAGCCGCCTCCGGGGAGATTGCCTTACTGCCCCCTGCAGGCCAGGAGGCCTCAAGCTCTTCCCGGCGAccgcctcttcctccttcctgcgaCAAAAGCGGGGCGGGGAAAGGGGTGGGAATGCCACAGGTAGCAGCCTCGCTTTTGCTGCGCAACGAGAGTCTGGTGCAGGATTCCGTTTCCAACGATGGGCAGCGAGACCGAGGGATTAAAAAGCTGCCCTTCCTTCGATCAACGTATATACGGaaggtgtggccctccaggtattgttggagaCCAAACCCCACCAAGTCTAGTTTAGTGGTCGGGGTTGACTTCGCCAGGGTTACGACTTGTCCTGTTAGGGCTTGAGGTATTGTTCCAaaggtatttgttgttgttgttttgtgttttttaattaggTTATACGTCAATCACCTTGAGATGGTTCGATCAGTGTTGATGAGGATGGGGAGTTGTAGCCTAGCAACATTCGAAGAGGGAAAGCTCCCCTATATTTACTTCATAGGAAAGCCCACATGCAGAGTAAAGGGataatgcagtcatacctcgggttaagtacgcttcaggttgagtactttcaggttaagtactccgcggacccagaagtgtttacttccggattCTGCCAcgcgcgcacgcgcagaagcgctctgccAGTGCTTCCCGCTCgcattaagtacttttcagggtgtgaattAAGTactacttaacccgaggtaccactgtaattattagattttttaaaatctacaatactgtcttatttattttatagtacagtacgtagattattgccttcattttatggatcagtggtctcgttagacagtaaaatttgtgttaaattgctgttttagggggtgtttttcatcatctggaacggattaatccactttccattactttcaatgggaaagctcgcttcaggttaagtaagcttcaggttaagtacggacttccggttcaaattgtgtacttaacctgaggtacaagcAATcaaatttatttcagctttaagctcataaaaGTACAAAACATAAACATACGACAACATACAAAACGAGCAAGATGCTCGGGAATAGTAACAATTggtaaaaaatacaaaacataaaggGTATACAGGTTTAGGAATGAGTtaggaataaaaaaatataatgaataaaagcaatttcaaatTGTATACAACAATCCGTTACGTCTCTTATAAGACAAAACGGAGGTTACTTTTTTTGCCAATTGTAATGTTATACATGAATCTGAGTCTTGCAATAGGAAGGCAAGCTGCAACTCTGTCGGGAACCCAGACGATTTTTGGAGTAATGGAGTCAATAGTTTTCCGAGCAGCACTATATAAGGGACATATGAGCACTATGTGCTGAAGGGATTCAATCGAGCGATTGTCACATGAACATAAAACCAAGACTCGACCCTTGGTAAATCTGTGAAAAAGGATGTTAGAGAGGAATACATTAAAGCATGCTTTAATAAAAGCGAAACAGTGACTGGCAACCGGAAGAGATTAttatctgaggtaccactgtacacacaacaGCCCGCATTTATACGGGACTCTTGATATTCCAATGCTTATTGCCTCAGTCTGAACATTGAGCCATCAAAGTCATCCAATGTTGATAAACCACATCTCTACTGGGTCCTCCTCGCTCCTGAACCTATTTGTAGAATTTATAATCCACTTTATAGTCCCAGGAAGCTCTCAAAGAAGCTTACAAAAGGTTCTCAAATACTGGAACAGAAATTACATACTTCCCACATGGAACCAGAAATATTTAAGCAGTGTTTGTTGTCCCTTTCCCCAAGATCTCCCACCCAGGTGCTCTGCGGCAAGGGAATCAGTTCATAGGAACCAAGTCTTCTCTTCCTTGCAATTTATTTTGTGATACAGTATATCTTTTGAATTGCTAAACTGGGGCCAAagagtgactttttaaaaaattgatctaGGAGTGTGTTTAGTTAAggtgtagggcaggggtccccagactacggcccccgggccgggtgcggcccaattggcctcccaatccggcccgcgacgacccccgccgcccgctgccaccgcccgctcttacagcgcacggcgcggcggcgatcttcaaaatcggcaaaaaattgccgaaaatcctttgtgcgcatgcgtgtgggactctcccgacccagaagaggtcatttccgatgcacttctgggtcgggggaggcccatacgcatgcgcacagctacattttttccgaccgtgtgcgtgtgcgcatgcgcacgggcgcacactcccccgccctccggcccgctgcgcgcgcactccccttccctctggcccgccgcgcggtcggcgcggtgggcaccggcccaaagcccgctaagtctggggacccctggtgtagggtaaaggtaaagggacccctgaccattagatccagtcgtgaccgactctggggttgcggtgctcatcttgcgttattggccaagggagccggcatacagcttccaggtcatgtggccagcatgacaaagccacttctggcgaaccatagcagcacatggaaacactgtgtagggtaaaaatgctttaatAAATTTAAGTAAAGTAGGCAGAATAAAAAATGTAGTTGATCTCAAATTTGTATTTGTACAATATATGGGGAACAGTAGCCTATTATTTCCTTCAAAAATACCTTCCCATATAAATTGTTTGCCAAGACCAGTTTCCTACTTAGCCATCTTGTTTTATATTAACTATGTTTTTTTTCTGATTGCCAGGCAAGTCAATGGATGGTAACAGacccatttttcattttcatccaGTTACAGCTACAGTAATATAGAAAGTGCTATCCTGTTTTGGGATGCACTAGAGCTCATCAAGTCAGCCACATTTCTTCCATGTACATCTCAAGTCTTAGTAGCATTTGTACTTCTATTTTTCTACTAAAGCTCTCCATCATGTACTTCCTTTTCTTAGATATATAGTACTTAAAAAGCATCATTTTCACTGTTGGCTTGTTAAATTTGAAACATCTTCCTCAGAGCAGGCTACCTTGTGCCAGTGTTGCTGTCATTCCAAGCACAAGGTAAACATCTGTTTACAGCAACATATAAACAGATATAAATGGATTCTATTGGTTGTAtgtgtttcattgtattttttgtTATGACTGTACACTGCCCTAAAACCctacaaagtttttttaaaaaatgtttactttCAACAGCAGCATTCTGCAAACCTGTACACAGCCTGTAGCTAAGCTAAGTGTAAAAGCTTACACCACATGGGTAAGATTAAGACTGCCATCATTATACAGCTCCAGAGTTTATCTCTGTGTGGAAACAGACATGAAATCAATAAGGGAGTGATTACTTTAGGAGGGAATACTGGTGTTTAGCTATCACAGTTGACAGCCAATGCATCACTAACAGAAACTGAACCTTCTATTGATGCAAGCATGGCTTGTACAATACATGGTGCATACACAGCTACTTGCCCAGCTCAATTTCCTAAGGCTCATTTTTGCATATCCCAATAGAAGGGTATGGGAAATGCATCCGGGAAGGAAAAATGTATTAAGGAGTTAATGGTCTGACATGGAGCCCTGCCTGCctgtcccttccccctccctccctcgttaAGTTTTTTTTATATGGTGTGAGAACAGTCTTTAAGGTCCTGAGAACTTGGGAGgaggtgaagccccccccccagctgccttaATTGAACAATTTCAGGCAGTTTCTTTGAAGTTCATGCACAGACTGATTGGCCACAAGGccatgcaaactgaggctacctgggggagtcacttcactgcttcttgagggcttccaagtggcagattgaagtgtTGGCTTGGTACGTATACATTGCCTGCTGTTTTAGAATAAAACCTTTAATCTTCTCACTTGtctattttgtattgcttctgaatctcattttaaaagaaccaccttgcctaTGGCAAGACAAGAGGGCAGTTCATAGGTAACTCTAGCAAATGAGCGAACATGTAGTTTCCCCAGAGAGAAAGTAGTTGTTGCCTTGCTTCTCCAGTTCTGCTGTTGCAATTGCAGGCATGACTTGTCTGATCATTAAAGCAAGAGTCTGGGTTCAGGTATATCTCTTCGAGGCAAGCCACAAGTGGTAAGCTATAGAACACACCTTAGCTATATGTTATGGTTTGTTTGATGAAAGATAAAATCATGAGCTTAGGTTTGGATGCAACACCAAGCCAAAACATAGCTTATAGCAGCACAGCACCAGGAAAGACTGTAGAAGTAGGGTGGCTGctatctttacctttttaaaaagctggacaTTTCTAATTTACACACACAAAGTGGGTATGGCTAATCCATCTTCCCTTGGGATAGCAGTGTTAGAGAACCATCTATCACTTAGTTACTTGAGACCACCAGTATGTCTTACAAGCcaacttctcctcccctcccaaacTTTTACCAAACTAGTAGTGCACTCATAAACATCCTTATTTAACACACTGCTATACTACTGCTCCAAGACACTGAATGTTGGATAAAATTCCAAAGGGGTCAGTTGCTTAGTCTGTTACAGAAAACTCAAAGTATTAGAGCTGTTTGTTGTACTAGAACAACTTATCTAGtatgctggatttcagtgtctttTCTGAAACCAGAGTTAGGGTCACCCTGACTGCCTCCATCCCAATCTGCTAATATGCTACACAGAGCTCTATTGTTTTTAAGAGAAGTAGCAGGGAACAGAAGAATAATTTGGCTTAATCCCAGGTCAACAGGCTTTTGTTCCTGCTCACTAGCTGAAGTACAACCATGAATGTCAAATACGTAATTCTGCTAGACCTTTAACATCACTATGGAAAACAGTCAGGCCTAAAAAAAGCAGTAAAACTAAGCGACTTATTCTTGGCTGCCATTTTTATAATCAACCAAGCTTTAGACAAAAGAGAAGGTTCTTTATATTTTAGTTCAGAGTAGATTTTAAGCTGCAGTTATACATAGTAGGTAATATATTTAGAGAATCTTGCTTAGCAGTTGAAGAATTGCATTAAGTATTCAGGCTGCAACTGAAACACAATGGAAAAGTTGTGCTGATAAGACTAAGAACCCTCTGAATTGTGTCAAACGTGTCAGAAACAATGGAAAAGCTATTATAACTGTCTGGTGTACCCATTTCCAACTTAGGCAGTACTTCATGCAACCTTTTATTGTAAAAATAATTTATGGTTAACTTTACAGCTGAGCTTTACAAAGTGGAAAGCAAGAACAGAGACCTGGGCTTTTAAAAGTGGTATTGTTTTTGAATGCTGTTGGGCTGCCAGACAGGATTCTCAGTCTATTTGCATATTTAATAACTGGTACAGTCACAGAAGTCATTTACCAAGCCAACACTTAACAATGAAAACTGCAGTCAATCCACTGCTATCATTACTAGTAGACATGCAAAGGGAACTTTGAATCCAATTTTACTGGAACTATTTCTAGTATTTCAGTTAAAGCCAAGTCAGTTGCAAATGCACTCTACTAATCAGACATTCTAAAATAAATGCATACTGGACAAATGAGCTTGTAGAAGATAAACATTAACCATTTAATGGCTGGCCACTTTTACAAATATGTCTTTGCTTAGGCCCTATTATTCTGAGATGCACTGCAGCATTATTAGGTCCTTCATGCAACCACAGATTATTTTGTTCCTGTCTGAAGAGTTTTCTTCTCATTAGCTGCTTTCTGCTTTTGCTGCATAATTTCGGAGTCtctggaaaagaaaagatgaTGTTTAGTGGAAACAATGAATATTTTTCAGGGCAACAAGAGTTTTGGTTTCTCACCTTCCTCAAAAATCCCCCAACCCTCTAGAATGGATTTTGGAGCACACAAGGGGGAAGAATAAGAAGTCCTGTTGAACAATGTTAGTTCTCAATTTTTAAAAGTTCGGTGTTATAGTTCTAAATTCTAAACTCCGCCCCCCCACTTCAATTACAGTAAGGCTGTATCCATTCCAAATAGCCAAATGCAAGCCTAAACACATTAAGTTAGCTTCCCAaacattaaatataatttttCAGTCTAAGACAGGGCCACAGTACagaaattatattttatatttaagcaTTCTGAGGCAGAATTTTACACTACTTATATATGCACCAGGGTATGTGGGTTGTCAGATATTGCTATGCAAACATACCTCTGTTTCCTTTGAGAAGCCGACAGAgtatcctcttttctttttcctttatttaGTTCTTGGTTTTTCTTCATGTTCTTTTGGCGGGCGAGTTCACGCTGGTTCCCACCTAAAGTTGGAA
This region of Zootoca vivipara chromosome 11, rZooViv1.1, whole genome shotgun sequence genomic DNA includes:
- the SERF1B gene encoding small EDRK-rich factor 1, with protein sequence MARGNQRELARQKNMKKNQELNKGKRKEDTLSASQRKQRDSEIMQQKQKAANEKKTLQTGTK